In the genome of Photobacterium sp. TLY01, one region contains:
- a CDS encoding replication-associated recombination protein A: MDNLSLNFSSDFRPLAARMRPRTVEEYIGQQHILGQGKPLRRALEAGHLHSMILWGPPGTGKTTLAEVAAHYANAEVERVSAVTSGVKEIRAAIDKARQNQHAGRRTILFVDEVHRFNKSQQDAFLPHIEDGTVTFIGATTENPSFELNNALLSRARVYKLKSLTQDDILTVIDQAMNDRTRGLKEDSLTFAPDVKENLAALVNGDARMSLNYLELLADMAEAHQGSKVITLDLLAEVAGEKVTRFDNKGDLWYDMISAVHKSIRGSSPDGALYWYARMLQAGCDPLYVARRLLAIASEDVGNADPRGMQVAIAAWDCFTRVGAYEGERAIAQAIVYLASAPKSNAVYTAFNQAKADAANLPDYEVPPHLRNAPTKLMKELGYGAEYRYAHDEPGAYAAGECYLPPELQGRKYYQPSERGLESKIGEKLEYLASLDAKSPQKRYQ, encoded by the coding sequence GTGGATAATCTCAGTCTCAATTTTTCCTCGGATTTTCGCCCTCTGGCTGCACGAATGCGCCCGCGAACCGTTGAAGAGTACATTGGTCAGCAACATATACTCGGTCAGGGCAAGCCGTTACGACGAGCGCTGGAAGCCGGGCATCTGCACTCCATGATTCTCTGGGGCCCGCCCGGCACCGGTAAAACAACATTAGCCGAAGTTGCGGCCCACTATGCCAATGCTGAAGTGGAGCGTGTGTCGGCGGTGACCTCGGGTGTGAAAGAGATTCGTGCTGCCATCGATAAAGCGCGTCAGAACCAGCATGCCGGCCGGCGAACCATTCTGTTTGTCGATGAGGTGCACCGTTTCAATAAAAGCCAGCAGGATGCATTCTTGCCGCATATTGAAGATGGCACAGTGACCTTTATCGGCGCGACTACTGAAAACCCGTCTTTTGAGCTGAATAACGCGCTGCTGTCCCGCGCCCGGGTCTATAAACTCAAGTCACTCACTCAGGATGACATCCTGACTGTGATTGACCAGGCGATGAATGACCGGACACGGGGCTTGAAAGAGGACAGCCTGACTTTTGCACCGGATGTGAAAGAAAACCTGGCGGCGCTGGTGAATGGCGATGCGCGTATGTCGCTGAACTACCTGGAACTGCTGGCAGATATGGCAGAGGCGCATCAGGGGAGTAAAGTCATCACTTTAGATCTTCTGGCTGAAGTTGCCGGTGAGAAGGTCACCCGTTTTGATAACAAAGGTGATCTCTGGTACGACATGATTTCCGCGGTGCATAAGTCCATTCGCGGATCCAGTCCGGATGGCGCCTTATACTGGTATGCCCGTATGCTACAGGCTGGTTGTGATCCCCTTTATGTTGCCCGCCGTCTACTGGCCATCGCGTCTGAAGATGTCGGCAATGCCGACCCCCGTGGGATGCAGGTTGCGATTGCTGCCTGGGATTGTTTTACGCGGGTGGGCGCTTATGAAGGTGAAAGGGCAATCGCGCAAGCCATTGTCTATCTGGCCTCTGCACCCAAAAGTAATGCGGTCTACACTGCCTTTAATCAGGCAAAAGCGGATGCGGCGAATCTGCCCGACTATGAAGTCCCGCCGCATCTGAGAAATGCGCCGACTAAACTCATGAAAGAGCTGGGATATGGCGCAGAATATCGCTATGCCCATGACGAGCCAGGCGCATATGCGGCAGGGGAGTGCTATTTACCTCCCGAGCTTCAGGGCAGGAAGTACTATCAGCCTTCAGAGCGAGGCTTAGAGAGTAAAATTGGTGAGAAGCTGGAATATCTGGCCTCACTGGACGCAAAAAGCCCGCAGAAACGCTATCAATAA
- the lolA gene encoding outer membrane lipoprotein chaperone LolA, with amino-acid sequence MQGVLLAAAFLPALAFASAQQELSQRLNKVDAFSATFTQKVTSPEGELLVEGEGNVSVQRPNLFRWHADTPDENLLVSDGRTLWYYTPMVEQVTAMNLDDATAQTPFVLLIRNQNQDWAKYNVAQTADTFTLTPKDSAAATGKFVVTVGRDGQVRGFSVEEQDGQLSQFRFARFARGKQDRQQYSFTPPSGVELDDKR; translated from the coding sequence ATTCAGGGCGTTCTTCTGGCCGCTGCGTTCTTGCCTGCTCTGGCATTTGCCAGCGCTCAGCAGGAGTTGAGTCAGCGGTTGAACAAAGTTGATGCCTTCAGCGCAACGTTCACTCAGAAGGTCACCAGTCCTGAAGGGGAGTTGCTGGTCGAGGGCGAAGGGAATGTTTCGGTTCAGCGTCCGAATCTGTTCAGATGGCATGCTGACACCCCGGATGAAAATCTGCTGGTGTCTGACGGTCGCACCCTGTGGTATTACACCCCGATGGTTGAGCAGGTGACCGCGATGAATCTGGATGATGCGACCGCGCAAACACCATTTGTTTTGTTGATTCGCAATCAGAATCAGGATTGGGCGAAATACAATGTGGCTCAGACGGCTGATACCTTTACCCTGACGCCGAAAGACAGCGCCGCAGCGACCGGAAAATTTGTGGTCACAGTCGGCCGGGACGGTCAGGTCCGCGGGTTTTCCGTCGAAGAGCAGGATGGCCAGCTCAGCCAGTTTCGCTTTGCCCGGTTTGCCCGCGGGAAGCAAGATCGTCAGCAATACAGTTTTACTCCGCCTTCCGGCGTAGAACTGGACGATAAGCGCTGA